A single genomic interval of Zingiber officinale cultivar Zhangliang chromosome 4A, Zo_v1.1, whole genome shotgun sequence harbors:
- the LOC121971944 gene encoding mitochondrial import inner membrane translocase subunit PAM16 like 2-like: protein MAAKLIANLIIMGSGILGRAVLQAYRKALENANKNGVAHEAFNNIRRASKTMTEQEARQILGISENSTWEEIMQRYDVLFENNAKNGSFYLQSKVHRAKECLESVYQKQNQGTS, encoded by the exons ATG GCTGCAAAACTTATTGCAAACTTAATTATAATGGGTTCTGGCATATTGGGTAGGGCTGTGTTGCAAGCCTACCGTAAAGCATTGGAAA ATGCCAATAAAAATGGCGTAGCTCATGAAGCATTTAATAATATCCGTCGAGCAAGTAAAACAATGACTGAACAGGAAGCTAGGCAGATATTGGGTATCTCCGAGAATTCCACATGGGAAGAAATCATGCAG CGATACGATGTTTTATTTGAGAACAATGCTAAAAACGGTAGCTTCTACCTTCAATCCAAGGTTCATCGAGCAAAAGAATGCTTAGAGAGTGTTTACCAGAAGCAAAATCAAGGAACTAGCTGA
- the LOC121971945 gene encoding ubiquitin-like protein 5: MIEVVLNDRLGKKVRVKCNEDDTIGDLKKLVAAQTGTRADKIRIQKWYNIYKDHITLKDYEIHDGMGLELYYN; this comes from the coding sequence ATGATCGAGGTAGTTCTCAACGATCGGCTGGGGAAGAAGGTCAGGGTGAAGTGCAACGAGGATGATACCATCGGCGACCTCAAGAAGCTGGTGGCGGCGCAGACCGGCACCCGTGCCGATAAGATCCGTATCCAGAAATGGTACAACATCTACAAGGATCACATCACTCTCAAGGACTACGAGATCCACGACGGCATGGGCCTTGAGCTCTACTACAACTAA
- the LOC121971946 gene encoding auxin response factor 18-like yields MITFDNLFKGSPMKQTVKCLDSQLWHACAGGIVQMPVVNAKVYYFPQGHAEHAQELPDFGTSQQIPPLIPCRVTAVKFMADSDTDEVFAKICMVPLRPNESDCTEDDGLGLSINGVDSQEKPFAKTLTQSDANNGGGFSVPRYCAETIFPRLDYSADPPVQTVFAKDVHGVVWKFRHIYRGTPRRHLLTTGWSTFVNQKKLVAGDSIVFLRTEKGGDLCVGIRRAKRGGIGGGAEIHSGWNPPNGSLASNYGGLSVFLREEEGKLLRGNVNGAGLRVSGRVRTDSVTEAASLAASGQPFEVVYYPRASTPEFCVKAASVKTAMRTKWCPGMRFKMAFETEDSSRISWFMGTISSVQIVDPIQWPNSPWRLLQVTWDEPDLLQNVNCVNPWLVELVSSIPPIHPASFSPPRKRLRIPQHPDFLESQLPTPVFPGNAVAHSTKPLCYFPDNIPAGIQGARHTQFGISLSDLHLNKLQTGLFHAGFHHLDRSTSLPRMSSGFLVETPLTDNNISCLLTIGSNTKSTKSSLNSKPPQLVLFGKPILTEEQISLSNSAETVSPVATINSFGCNMEKTMNTSDSDGCGTNKNVTPVISSYGGFQWCRDRNVSGLGLETGHCKVFIESDDVGRTLDLSMFGSYEELYGRLADMFGIEKSEMMSHVIYKDAAGVVKRTGDEPFSDFMKAARRLTILTDSGRNNIGRLVVPGLLNANVQCCS; encoded by the exons ATGATCACATTTGACAATTTGTTCAAAGGATCGCCCATGAAGCAAACAGTCAAGTGCCTGGACTCCCAGCTATGGCATGCCTGTGCTGGCGGAATTGTTCAGATGCCGGTGGTGAACGCCAAGGTCTACTATTTTCCTCAGGGTCACGCAGAGCACGCCCAGGAGCTTCCCGACTTTGGAACCTCCCAGCAGATCCCACCTCTTATACCTTGCCGTGTGACTGCTGTGAAATTCATGGCCGATTCAGACACTGACGAGGTATTTGCTAAGATCTGCATGGTTCCTCTGAGACCCAACGAATCAGATTGTACTGAAGATGATGGTTTGGGTCTTAGTATCAATGGTGTTGACTCGCAAGAAAAACCTTTTGCTAAAACGCTAACTCAATCAGATGCTAATAATGGTGGCGGCTTCTCTGTTCCTCGCTACTGTGCTGAGACAATCTTCCCGCGGTTGGACTATTCGGCTGACCCTCCTGTGCAAACTGTGTTTGCAAAGGATGTGCATGGTGTGGTTTGGAAATTTAGGCATATATACAGGGGCACACCTCGCCGGCATCTGCTCACTACTGGATGGAGTACCTTTGTCAACCAGAAGAAATTAGTTGCAGGGGATTCAATTGTGTTCTTGAGAACAGAGAAAGGGGGAGATCTTTGTGTGGGAATACGCCGAGCTAAAAGAGGTGGGATTGGTGGAGGTGCAGAGATCCATTCTGGATGGAATCCACCAAATGGGAGTTTGGCATCCAACTATGGAGGTTTATCTGTCTTTCTGAGAGAGGAGGAAGGTAAATTATTGAGGGGAAATGTAAATGGTGCGGGTTTGAGGGTGAGTGGCAGGGTGAGAACAGATTCTGTAACTGAGGCAGCAAGTCTTGCAGCTAGTGGACAACCGTTTGAGGTTGTGTACTACCCCAGAGCAAGTACACCAGAGTTTTGTGTGAAAGCTGCATCAGTGAAAACAGCAATGAGGACCAAGTGGTGTCCTGGTATGAGATTTAAGATGGCCTTTGAAACTGAGGATTCTTCGAGGATTAGTTGGTTCATGGGAACTATATCTTCTGTTCAGATTGTAGATCCCATACAATGGCCTAATTCTCCTTGGAGACTTCTGCAG GTGACATGGGATGAACCAGATTTGTTACAAAATGTAAACTGTGTGAACCCATGGTTGGTTGAACTGGTCTCGAGTATCCCTCCCATCCATCCGGCATCTTTCTCTCCTCCAAGGAAAAGACTCCGCATTCCCCAACATCCTGATTTTCTAGAAAGCCAACTTCCAACACCAGTGTTCCCTGGGAACGCTGTAGCTCACAGCACAAAACCTTTGTGCTATTTCCCAGATAATATTCCTGCAGGCATACAGGGAGCCAGGCATACCCAATTTGGTATATCTTTATCAGATCTCCACCTTAACAAACTGCAGACAGGTCTATTCCATGCTGGCTTTCACCACCTTGATCGCTCCACTTCCCTCCCTAGAATGTCTTCTGGATTCCTTGTTGAGACTCCTCTCACTGATAACAATATATCTTGTTTGCTAACGATTGGAAGTAATACTAAGAGCACAAAAAGCTCCTTGAACAGTAAACCTCCACAACTAGTGCTTTTTGGGAAGCCAATACTGACCGAGGAGCAGATATCTCTGAGCAACTCAGCAGAAACTGTGTCCCCTGTGGCCACCATAAACAGTTTTGGCTGCAATATGGAGAAAACAATGAATACATCAGATAGTGATGGTTGTGGTACCAATAAGAATGTAACTCCTGTCATTTCATCTTATGGTGGATTCCAATGGTGCAGGGACCGCAATGTGTCAGGGCTTGGCCTGGAAACTGGGCATTGCAAGGTTTTCATTGAGTCAGACGATGTCGGTCGTACCCTTGATTTATCCATGTTTGGTTCTTATGAAGAACTATATGGAAGGCTAGCTGATATGTTTGGGATTGAAAAATCTGAGATGATGAGCCATGTGATCTACAAGGATGCTGCTGGTGTTGTTAAACGCACAGGAGACGAACCTTTCAG TGACTTCATGAAAGCAGCAAGAAGGCTCACAATATTGACAGATTCAGGCCGTAATAACATCGGAAG ATTGGTAGTACCTGGACTACTCAATGCAAATGTGCAGTGCTGCAGTTGA